Proteins encoded by one window of Paenibacillus sp. DCT19:
- a CDS encoding histidine phosphatase family protein: protein MRIGLIRHGLTDWNAAGRIQGQTDIPLNAEGREQAERLGKRLLTEEYQWDYIITSGLSRAQETGEIISKLLSVPMLEPDARLKERAFGQIEGLTSEERIARWGATWETLDLGQEHILDIQARALAFLEDLWSSYPDKNVLIVTHGAFLANLLSAIFKDRYTERIGNLSLTILEKTQSDWSPLLYNCTEHLIMNSAKQSE, encoded by the coding sequence ATGAGGATCGGGCTTATACGTCACGGTTTGACAGATTGGAATGCTGCAGGTCGTATTCAAGGACAGACAGATATTCCTTTGAATGCAGAAGGTCGTGAACAAGCAGAACGTTTGGGTAAACGCCTTCTCACAGAGGAATATCAATGGGATTATATCATTACTAGTGGTTTATCTCGTGCCCAGGAGACTGGGGAGATTATTTCCAAGTTGCTGAGTGTACCTATGCTTGAACCGGATGCAAGACTGAAGGAGAGAGCGTTTGGCCAGATCGAAGGATTGACCTCGGAAGAACGAATTGCTCGCTGGGGTGCAACCTGGGAGACGCTGGATCTAGGACAGGAGCATATCTTGGATATTCAAGCGCGTGCACTGGCATTTCTGGAGGATCTATGGTCGTCATATCCGGACAAGAATGTCCTGATCGTAACCCACGGAGCATTTCTGGCGAATCTGTTATCCGCTATCTTTAAAGACCGGTATACAGAACGCATAGGTAATCTCTCACTTACGATTCTGGAGAAAACCCAGAGTGACTGGAGTCCGCTGTTATACAACTGTACAGAGCATCTTATAATGAATTCAGCCAAACAATCTGAGTAA
- the trpD gene encoding anthranilate phosphoribosyltransferase: MNDNLQHLTSQPQSEEGMKQGLAKILEGHDLQQAEARDLMYSIMKGEATPAQIGGLLMALRMKGETVDEITGFAEAMRGQGGRILTDGNGLLDTCGTGGSGIHKFNISTASAIIASAVSVRVAKHGNRSASGKAGSADVLEALGVNIHLNGEQARQCLEEIGICFCFAQVYHPSMKHAAAPRKELGVRTIFNMLGPLTNPAGADRQLLGLYDRSRTPMIAEVLNRLGLKRALVVASHDGLDEISISAPTQVSELRNGEVHTYDIDPRSMGLNLHPLEAVLGGDAAQNAEIIKRIFQGERSAYRDVVLLNAGACIYVSGLADSIAEGVTMAAEAVDTGKAAGKLEQLIYTTEAYSHVS; encoded by the coding sequence ATGAATGACAACTTGCAGCATCTGACTTCACAGCCTCAGTCGGAAGAGGGGATGAAACAAGGTCTGGCTAAAATTTTGGAGGGACATGATCTCCAGCAAGCGGAAGCACGTGACCTGATGTACTCCATTATGAAAGGTGAGGCGACTCCGGCTCAAATCGGAGGTTTGCTGATGGCGCTGCGGATGAAAGGTGAAACCGTGGATGAAATCACTGGTTTTGCCGAGGCTATGCGTGGTCAAGGCGGTAGAATTCTTACCGATGGTAATGGGCTGTTAGATACGTGTGGTACAGGTGGCTCAGGTATTCACAAATTTAATATCTCTACGGCTTCGGCGATTATAGCATCAGCAGTTTCTGTTCGGGTGGCCAAACATGGCAATCGTTCTGCATCAGGTAAAGCAGGCAGCGCCGATGTGCTTGAGGCGTTAGGGGTTAATATTCATCTGAATGGAGAGCAAGCAAGACAATGTCTTGAAGAGATTGGAATCTGTTTCTGTTTTGCTCAAGTGTATCATCCATCAATGAAACATGCGGCTGCACCACGCAAAGAGCTAGGTGTTCGCACAATCTTTAATATGCTTGGGCCGTTAACCAACCCTGCGGGTGCAGATCGTCAACTGCTTGGTTTGTACGACCGCAGCCGCACACCAATGATTGCCGAGGTTTTGAATCGTCTGGGATTAAAGAGAGCATTGGTAGTTGCTAGCCATGATGGTTTGGATGAAATCAGTATTTCTGCTCCTACCCAAGTATCGGAGTTAAGAAATGGAGAAGTACACACATATGACATTGATCCACGCAGTATGGGATTAAACTTGCACCCACTTGAAGCGGTACTGGGAGGAGATGCAGCCCAAAATGCCGAAATTATTAAACGGATCTTCCAGGGAGAGCGGAGCGCGTATCGTGATGTTGTTTTGCTGAATGCCGGGGCATGTATCTATGTGTCTGGTCTTGCGGATAGCATTGCGGAAGGTGTGACTATGGCTGCTGAGGCTGTAGATACAGGAAAAGCTGCTGGGAAACTGGAACAGTTAATATACACAACGGAGGCGTACAGTCATGTATCTTGA
- a CDS encoding IDEAL domain-containing protein: MDKMKVTYEVMLGLAAEMVWDEALRKQRSEKLYMEIDKALATGDEVAFRSLTDELKAIS; encoded by the coding sequence TTGGATAAAATGAAAGTTACGTATGAAGTCATGTTGGGGCTGGCTGCTGAGATGGTGTGGGACGAGGCGCTTCGTAAACAGCGTAGCGAGAAGCTGTATATGGAAATCGACAAAGCGCTGGCTACTGGAGACGAAGTAGCTTTCCGGAGTCTAACGGATGAACTGAAAGCCATAAGCTGA
- the hisC gene encoding histidinol-phosphate transaminase, whose product MKPKSQIVNLPVYQPGKPIEEVKRELGLEQVIKLASNENPYGSSPAALEAITREVVNVSIYPDGSAAELTGVLAEHLGVNRNNLIFGCGSDEIIALITRAFFLPGDETIMADQTFSVYKSNADIEGAVSIEVPLKDGTHDLTSMLAQINDKTKVVWVCNPNNPTGTIISEQELTAFMDRVPSHVMVVLDEAYYEFVTDQAYPQSIALLDRYPNLVILRTFSKIYGLASLRIGYGIASPQIIDLINRVREPFNTSRFGQVAATAAIRDQAFVKECAQRNTEEREFLQNEFSRLGLPYFPSQGNFIMVDLDMPSATAFQSLLKQGIIVRPNFQVYPSYIRVSVGTSEQNRAFIAALENTLAEKAVARP is encoded by the coding sequence TTGAAACCTAAATCCCAGATTGTTAATCTGCCGGTGTACCAGCCAGGCAAACCGATTGAAGAAGTGAAACGTGAACTGGGGCTTGAGCAAGTCATCAAGCTGGCCTCCAACGAGAATCCATACGGCAGCTCTCCTGCTGCATTGGAAGCTATTACTAGAGAAGTCGTGAATGTTAGCATATATCCAGACGGAAGTGCGGCTGAACTTACAGGAGTTCTTGCTGAGCACCTCGGCGTGAATCGCAACAATCTGATTTTTGGCTGTGGGTCAGATGAGATCATTGCCCTGATTACACGGGCGTTCTTCCTTCCGGGAGATGAGACGATCATGGCAGATCAGACGTTTTCGGTGTATAAAAGCAATGCCGATATTGAGGGCGCGGTAAGCATTGAGGTGCCATTGAAGGATGGGACTCATGATTTGACGTCCATGCTGGCACAGATCAACGACAAAACAAAAGTGGTGTGGGTATGTAACCCTAACAATCCTACAGGCACGATCATTTCTGAACAGGAACTGACTGCGTTTATGGATCGGGTACCTTCTCATGTTATGGTCGTGTTGGATGAAGCCTATTATGAATTCGTAACGGATCAAGCCTATCCTCAAAGTATTGCTTTGTTAGATCGTTACCCTAACTTGGTTATTTTGCGGACATTCTCCAAAATTTATGGGTTGGCTTCCTTACGGATCGGATATGGTATTGCAAGCCCGCAGATCATCGACTTAATTAATCGTGTGCGTGAGCCATTTAACACCTCGCGGTTTGGTCAGGTGGCGGCGACAGCAGCGATACGGGATCAGGCCTTTGTTAAAGAGTGTGCTCAGCGCAATACGGAAGAGCGTGAATTCCTGCAAAATGAGTTCTCACGCCTTGGATTGCCATACTTCCCATCGCAAGGTAACTTCATTATGGTTGACTTGGATATGCCATCAGCGACAGCATTTCAATCTTTGCTTAAGCAAGGTATTATCGTGCGCCCGAATTTCCAAGTGTATCCAAGCTACATCCGTGTGTCCGTTGGAACATCAGAACAGAACCGTGCATTTATCGCGGCACTGGAGAACACGCTGGCAGAGAAGGCGGTCGCACGCCCTTAA
- a CDS encoding DUF2487 family protein — MKFSEMTQDSWAELQLYLDTCLIPYTALTGNQSPVEATEALERLRDFLDLVEIPFKGRIMTYPAYHFEIPEMSMALNTVCKQLKASGFKYVVIMSSDGLLEKEHMPDADLILLRSDIVRKIEETKFRGISGRKSVSCGKNEF, encoded by the coding sequence GTGAAATTCAGTGAGATGACTCAAGACAGTTGGGCTGAGCTGCAACTCTATCTGGACACATGTCTAATTCCTTATACAGCTCTCACAGGTAATCAATCGCCAGTTGAAGCTACCGAAGCGTTGGAGCGACTTAGAGATTTTTTAGACTTGGTAGAGATCCCTTTCAAAGGGCGAATAATGACCTATCCGGCGTACCATTTTGAAATTCCGGAAATGTCAATGGCATTAAACACCGTGTGTAAACAGCTTAAAGCGTCTGGATTCAAATATGTGGTTATAATGTCATCAGATGGTTTGTTAGAGAAAGAACATATGCCCGATGCAGATTTGATTTTACTTCGCTCAGATATCGTTCGAAAAATAGAAGAAACGAAATTCCGCGGTATATCGGGGAGAAAATCCGTGAGCTGTGGAAAAAATGAATTCTAA
- a CDS encoding zf-HC2 domain-containing protein: MNCNEAQELFALVWDLPATHPQQIAFHAHLAGCEECSQQFEVWHEAQLLLHSIPTPVTEQQAERVNRNVMDRIYAESPWLLPEEAKVNRFSAAVRKHMSLWIAAFLAIFLCSFLYMAMFKPAVSEAEQPRVISTGILETAVAGSEPSSSGMYQYNMAGADRGSIIEPFVVSMGPTYPGYWMALSLLAIGMALFSLGRMHRTTSKRKQGVRV, translated from the coding sequence ATGAATTGCAATGAAGCCCAGGAACTGTTTGCACTGGTTTGGGACTTGCCGGCAACTCATCCTCAGCAGATTGCATTTCATGCTCATCTAGCTGGTTGTGAGGAGTGCTCGCAGCAGTTTGAAGTTTGGCATGAAGCTCAACTTTTGCTGCATAGCATACCGACACCCGTAACAGAGCAACAGGCAGAGAGGGTAAATCGAAATGTAATGGATCGCATTTATGCGGAGTCACCATGGCTCTTGCCTGAAGAGGCAAAAGTAAATCGATTCTCTGCTGCAGTGCGCAAGCATATGTCTTTGTGGATTGCTGCGTTTCTGGCTATTTTTTTGTGCAGTTTCCTGTACATGGCGATGTTTAAACCAGCCGTGTCGGAAGCAGAGCAACCACGCGTCATCTCCACAGGTATATTGGAGACAGCCGTTGCTGGCAGCGAACCATCTTCATCTGGAATGTATCAGTATAATATGGCTGGGGCGGATCGAGGCAGCATCATTGAGCCGTTTGTCGTGAGTATGGGTCCTACCTATCCAGGATACTGGATGGCTCTATCCTTACTGGCTATCGGTATGGCGTTATTCTCGCTTGGACGTATGCATCGTACAACGAGCAAGCGTAAGCAAGGCGTACGTGTCTAG
- a CDS encoding prephenate dehydrogenase, with product MKLKIAMIGVGLIGGSLALCFKGKPGVSVMGYAHLPELKDKYIASGVVDDATLSLEEAVQDADFIFLCVPVGLLESYFQQLAKLPLKKGCIITDVGSTKASIAACAEHIRMTDAYFIGGHPMAGSERAGVDAASAVLFENAYYVLTPSMHVPEEAYSRLSELLAYTRAQIVRVEPLLHDDIVGAISHLPHVIAVALVNQVREYNESNPLYKMLAAGGFRDITRIASSDAIVWRDILLSNREVLLGLMKDWNSQMSAFTDMLEEQDGEGIEQAFRQAREFRSVLPERRKGMISSLFDLYTDVQDAPGMIGKIATELGANDINLSNLEIIENRVDVPGIMRLSFRQEEDMERAKTLLASLGYQVWV from the coding sequence ATGAAACTAAAAATTGCAATGATTGGTGTAGGGCTCATCGGTGGTTCCCTGGCGCTGTGCTTCAAAGGCAAGCCAGGTGTATCGGTGATGGGCTATGCCCATCTGCCTGAACTGAAGGACAAGTACATAGCAAGTGGTGTAGTCGATGATGCTACGCTATCACTGGAGGAAGCGGTGCAGGATGCCGACTTCATTTTTTTGTGTGTACCTGTAGGTTTATTGGAATCGTATTTTCAACAATTGGCGAAGCTTCCCTTGAAGAAAGGTTGCATCATTACGGATGTTGGTAGCACCAAGGCTTCTATCGCTGCGTGTGCTGAGCATATTCGAATGACTGATGCTTATTTCATTGGTGGACATCCGATGGCTGGATCAGAGCGTGCAGGCGTTGACGCGGCATCTGCTGTATTGTTTGAGAATGCTTATTATGTATTGACTCCTTCAATGCACGTACCGGAGGAAGCCTATAGCCGTTTGTCTGAGCTCTTAGCATATACTAGAGCACAGATTGTTCGAGTCGAACCGCTGTTACATGATGATATTGTGGGAGCAATTAGCCATTTGCCACATGTTATCGCGGTAGCACTTGTTAATCAAGTAAGGGAGTATAACGAATCTAATCCACTCTATAAAATGCTGGCAGCAGGTGGTTTCCGGGATATTACCCGGATCGCATCAAGTGATGCTATTGTGTGGAGAGATATTTTGCTTAGCAACCGTGAGGTGCTCCTAGGTTTAATGAAGGATTGGAACAGCCAAATGTCTGCGTTCACTGATATGTTGGAAGAGCAGGACGGGGAAGGAATTGAACAGGCTTTTCGTCAAGCGAGGGAGTTCAGAAGTGTTCTTCCTGAGCGTCGGAAAGGTATGATCTCATCTTTATTCGATCTGTACACGGATGTCCAGGATGCACCAGGGATGATTGGTAAGATTGCTACCGAGCTTGGGGCTAATGATATCAACTTGAGCAACTTGGAGATAATCGAGAATCGCGTGGACGTACCCGGCATCATGCGGTTATCCTTCCGCCAAGAAGAAGATATGGAGCGAGCGAAAACATTGCTTGCTTCTCTTGGATACCAGGTTTGGGTTTAA
- a CDS encoding RNA polymerase sigma factor, whose translation MTDSQLIREIKEGNLELYSELMRRYQRKILAFVYHMLKSSNMELLAEDLCSETFYKAFRSLHSFREVDASFSTWLYTIARNTVLSELRKQRSGNVPLEESGVVPIAPSENAPEYAVLRSERVMLVRDAINNLPEKQRSAIILREYDQLDYQEIATILGQSVSSVKSLLFRARSSVKTQLEPYFFEPVYEPYEGMKNR comes from the coding sequence ATGACGGATTCCCAGTTGATTCGAGAGATCAAGGAAGGTAACCTGGAGTTATATTCCGAGCTGATGCGTCGTTATCAGCGTAAAATACTGGCTTTCGTATATCATATGTTGAAAAGTTCCAATATGGAGCTGCTTGCGGAAGATCTCTGTTCTGAGACTTTCTATAAGGCGTTCCGCAGTTTACACTCATTTCGTGAGGTGGATGCCTCTTTCTCTACGTGGTTGTATACCATTGCGAGAAATACGGTATTGAGTGAGCTTCGCAAACAGCGCAGTGGTAATGTCCCACTTGAAGAGAGTGGTGTCGTGCCAATTGCTCCTTCGGAGAATGCTCCAGAGTATGCTGTATTGCGTAGTGAGCGGGTGATGCTTGTTAGGGATGCCATTAACAATTTACCGGAGAAGCAGCGTTCTGCCATTATACTCCGTGAGTATGATCAGTTAGACTACCAAGAGATAGCTACTATTCTTGGGCAGAGCGTGAGTTCTGTGAAATCGTTATTGTTCAGAGCAAGATCAAGCGTAAAAACTCAATTGGAACCTTATTTCTTCGAACCGGTGTACGAACCATATGAAGGGATGAAGAACCGATGA
- the trpB gene encoding tryptophan synthase subunit beta — translation MTHQLPDQHGRFGSFGGRFVPETLMNALIELEEAYSRFSEDEEFNKELNYLLSEYSGRETPLYYAEQLSRRLGGPKVYLKREDLNHTGAHKINNAIGQGLLAKRMGKKKVIAETGAGQHGVATATVAALLGLECKVFMGEEDTERQQLNVFRMKLLGAEVIPVTSGTRTLKDAGNEALRYWVSNVEDTFYVLGSVVGPHPYPMMVRNFQRVIGDETRRQIQELEGRLPDVIVAAVGGGSNAIGMFYPFIGDADVKLVGVEAAGKGVDTEFHAATMSKGTHGVFQGSMSYLLQDEYGQVQPAHSISAGLDYPGVGPEHSYLKDIERAKYVPITDQEALDALQLLSRTEGIIPALESAHAVAQVVKLAPELTSDDIVVICLSGRGDKDVESIMKYTGGQFA, via the coding sequence ATGACACATCAATTGCCGGATCAACACGGGCGTTTCGGCTCCTTCGGAGGCCGCTTTGTTCCTGAGACATTAATGAACGCATTAATCGAACTAGAGGAAGCATACAGCCGCTTTTCAGAAGATGAGGAATTCAATAAAGAATTAAACTATCTGCTAAGTGAGTATTCTGGTCGGGAGACTCCGCTGTATTATGCAGAGCAACTTTCTCGTCGTTTGGGTGGGCCAAAGGTGTACCTGAAGCGCGAGGATCTGAACCACACGGGTGCACATAAAATCAATAATGCCATCGGGCAAGGATTACTTGCTAAACGGATGGGCAAAAAGAAAGTCATTGCTGAAACAGGAGCAGGTCAACATGGCGTAGCTACAGCAACGGTTGCTGCTTTGCTTGGTTTAGAGTGTAAGGTATTCATGGGTGAGGAAGATACCGAGCGTCAACAATTGAATGTATTCCGGATGAAGTTGCTCGGTGCAGAAGTAATTCCAGTAACGTCAGGAACGAGAACGCTGAAGGATGCGGGGAATGAAGCTCTGCGATATTGGGTTAGTAATGTAGAAGATACATTCTATGTCCTTGGTTCAGTTGTAGGGCCACACCCTTATCCAATGATGGTGCGTAACTTCCAGCGGGTAATCGGGGATGAGACTCGTCGTCAGATTCAAGAGCTTGAAGGTCGTCTGCCTGATGTCATTGTTGCAGCAGTAGGTGGCGGAAGCAATGCCATCGGTATGTTCTATCCGTTTATCGGTGATGCAGATGTGAAGCTTGTAGGGGTCGAAGCAGCAGGCAAAGGCGTGGATACTGAATTCCATGCGGCAACGATGAGCAAAGGAACACATGGCGTATTCCAAGGCTCTATGAGCTATTTGTTGCAGGATGAATATGGACAGGTTCAGCCGGCTCACTCCATCTCTGCTGGATTAGATTATCCGGGTGTAGGGCCAGAGCATTCATATCTTAAAGATATCGAGCGCGCGAAATATGTTCCGATCACGGATCAGGAAGCGTTGGATGCCCTGCAATTGCTCTCCAGAACCGAAGGAATCATACCTGCTCTAGAGTCTGCTCATGCCGTTGCACAGGTAGTTAAGCTTGCTCCCGAGCTCACGTCTGATGATATTGTAGTCATTTGTCTATCAGGTCGTGGAGATAAGGACGTTGAATCCATCATGAAGTATACGGGAGGGCAATTCGCATGA
- a CDS encoding phosphoribosylanthranilate isomerase → MNLHQQPAAAVKICGIQDVEVLKSMINLPVDYVGVVFAKSRRRIEPKQAAELKEVLLAWTTFDRPKLTGGFVNPTMEELEQVMDAAALDVIQLHGQETPAFCEQVKQRFQTEVFKAFSFPKNESGTEAVDTTLKTLDNYVHTIDAILLDTYDPQYVGGSGHTFAWERIPTYAKWARNHGIELFVAGGLKPDNVQQLIQTYAPDGVDVSSGVETDGVKDIAKITAFVERVKQA, encoded by the coding sequence ATGAATCTGCACCAGCAACCGGCAGCGGCCGTAAAAATTTGTGGAATTCAGGACGTTGAAGTGCTAAAATCGATGATAAACTTGCCTGTTGATTATGTTGGTGTTGTTTTTGCCAAATCCCGTCGTCGTATTGAACCCAAGCAGGCTGCCGAATTAAAAGAAGTATTGCTGGCGTGGACGACATTTGATCGACCGAAGTTAACCGGGGGATTTGTTAATCCAACTATGGAAGAGCTTGAACAGGTCATGGACGCTGCAGCATTAGATGTGATACAGCTACATGGACAGGAAACACCAGCGTTCTGTGAGCAGGTGAAGCAACGCTTTCAGACTGAAGTCTTCAAAGCTTTTTCTTTTCCTAAAAATGAGTCCGGTACCGAAGCGGTTGATACCACGCTAAAGACACTTGATAATTACGTGCACACAATAGATGCTATATTGCTTGATACGTATGATCCTCAATATGTTGGTGGTTCTGGTCATACCTTTGCTTGGGAACGGATTCCAACCTATGCGAAGTGGGCGAGAAATCACGGTATTGAGTTGTTTGTGGCTGGTGGTTTGAAGCCTGATAATGTTCAACAATTAATTCAGACATATGCACCGGATGGCGTTGACGTATCAAGTGGAGTAGAGACGGACGGTGTTAAAGATATCGCTAAGATTACAGCATTTGTAGAGAGGGTGAAGCAGGCATGA
- a CDS encoding gamma carbonic anhydrase family protein: MIIPYQGILPQLHPSVYVAEGAKLIGDLRMGEESTVWFNAVLRADLAPIIIGQRCNIQDNTVGHVNTDQPLIMGDDVSVGHSAIIHGCQIGTGSLIGMGAILLNGAEIGEYSLIGAGSVVTENTKIPPYTLALGTPAKVMRELTDADLERMSRTSLGYVAKGKEYRSY, encoded by the coding sequence ATGATAATTCCATATCAAGGCATACTGCCGCAGCTGCATCCTTCGGTATATGTGGCTGAAGGTGCTAAACTTATTGGCGATCTGAGAATGGGCGAGGAGTCTACCGTTTGGTTTAACGCTGTGCTAAGGGCGGATTTAGCGCCGATCATCATTGGACAGCGTTGTAATATACAAGATAATACGGTTGGTCATGTGAATACAGATCAGCCCCTGATCATGGGAGATGATGTTTCGGTCGGACATTCTGCTATTATTCATGGCTGTCAGATTGGAACTGGGTCACTAATTGGAATGGGAGCCATACTTCTTAATGGAGCCGAAATAGGGGAATACTCTTTAATCGGCGCCGGTTCAGTAGTTACTGAGAATACCAAAATTCCGCCCTATACTCTTGCTTTGGGAACACCTGCCAAAGTGATGCGTGAATTGACGGATGCTGATCTTGAGCGGATGTCCAGAACTTCACTAGGTTATGTTGCCAAAGGAAAGGAATATAGGAGCTATTAA
- the trpA gene encoding tryptophan synthase subunit alpha, which produces MNLMDQTFQQLKEQNRTALIPFLTVGDPNVDTTVEIIKELEQAGADILELGVPYSDPLADGPVIQRASERALKSQITIRTCMETAAKAREAGVKMPFVLFTYYNPVLQTGLDVFFNELLKHDISGMIIPDLPIEEAEEMRRRAEAAGVHLVPLVAPTSNARIERIVSGARGFIYCVSSLGVTGERASFFEGVEQFIETVKSLTDLPVAVGFGISSREQVAHFSRICDGVVVGSAIVRQVEEAIPLLENPETHQAGLLQIRNFVAQLKG; this is translated from the coding sequence ATGAATTTAATGGATCAAACCTTCCAACAATTGAAAGAGCAGAATCGTACAGCACTTATTCCTTTTCTAACGGTTGGAGATCCAAATGTGGATACAACGGTAGAGATTATTAAGGAGCTTGAACAAGCGGGTGCAGATATTCTAGAGCTAGGCGTACCATACTCAGATCCACTCGCCGACGGTCCTGTTATTCAGCGTGCTTCCGAGCGGGCACTGAAAAGCCAGATCACCATTCGTACATGTATGGAGACGGCAGCTAAGGCACGTGAAGCTGGAGTGAAAATGCCTTTTGTTTTATTTACGTATTATAATCCTGTGCTTCAGACAGGTCTTGATGTATTTTTTAATGAATTGCTTAAGCATGACATCAGTGGCATGATTATCCCGGATCTTCCGATCGAAGAGGCCGAAGAGATGCGTCGTCGTGCTGAAGCGGCGGGCGTGCATTTGGTGCCACTTGTTGCACCTACGTCCAATGCCAGAATTGAGCGTATCGTCTCGGGTGCACGTGGTTTCATCTATTGTGTATCTTCCCTCGGTGTAACCGGAGAAAGAGCATCCTTCTTTGAAGGCGTTGAGCAGTTTATTGAAACGGTTAAAAGTTTAACTGACCTTCCGGTAGCTGTTGGATTCGGTATATCCAGCCGTGAACAGGTGGCACATTTCTCCCGTATTTGTGATGGGGTTGTTGTGGGTAGTGCTATTGTTCGTCAGGTGGAGGAGGCCATCCCGCTCCTGGAGAATCCAGAGACCCATCAGGCAGGACTGTTGCAAATTCGCAACTTTGTGGCACAATTAAAAGGATAG
- the trpE gene encoding anthranilate synthase component I, with protein sequence MITPNVNQVLKMSNEYNLIPVVKRILADMETPIRIFRRYADNDRAFLLESVEGGIQWARYSFIGTDPFLMISAKKGRIVVEEAGQTRELPGKPIEELKALLRKYRSPKDDELPPFTGGAIGFFGYDLLQYYEKLPAHALDDLKMDDIRFMFCDQIIVFDHVKQQMLLVGNVHVRDGATDDEIRQAYALTSEKLEQAAERLQQQGPGENLNPRSIPGDVELGDVRSNLTKEQFIGNVEQAKEYIRAGDIFQVVLSQRFHIDTEVSPLHVYRVLRTLNPSPYMYYLKMDDEIIVGTSPEALVKIDGNRVATRPIAGTRPRGATESEDRALAADLLQDEKERAEHLMLVDLGRNDLGRVSNFGTVKCDMFMEIERYSHVMHMVSNVTGELREDKDFFDAFLSCLPAGTVSGAPKLRAMEIIAELEREARGAYAGAIGYLGFSGNMDSCITIRTIIFKKGKAYVQAGAGIVWDSVPEKEYEETVNKAKALLKAIRTAEAMFPAKSKHHGLKLANADYFVSPAGVAEN encoded by the coding sequence ATGATAACGCCAAACGTTAATCAAGTACTGAAAATGTCAAATGAATATAATCTGATTCCCGTTGTTAAACGGATCTTGGCTGACATGGAGACGCCAATCCGAATCTTCCGCCGTTATGCCGACAATGACCGGGCATTCCTGTTGGAAAGTGTTGAGGGTGGAATTCAATGGGCGAGATATTCCTTTATCGGTACTGATCCGTTCTTGATGATTTCCGCCAAAAAAGGCCGAATCGTGGTCGAAGAGGCTGGGCAAACGCGGGAGCTTCCAGGTAAGCCGATTGAAGAACTGAAAGCTCTTTTGCGCAAGTATCGTAGCCCAAAAGATGATGAGCTTCCTCCGTTTACGGGCGGAGCGATTGGATTTTTCGGTTACGACTTACTGCAATATTATGAGAAGCTTCCGGCACACGCACTGGATGATCTAAAAATGGATGATATTCGCTTCATGTTCTGTGACCAAATTATCGTGTTTGACCATGTGAAGCAACAGATGCTGCTTGTAGGTAATGTGCATGTACGAGATGGAGCTACGGATGACGAAATCCGCCAAGCTTATGCACTGACTTCTGAGAAGCTGGAGCAGGCTGCAGAGCGTTTGCAGCAACAAGGGCCAGGTGAAAACTTGAATCCACGTTCGATTCCGGGTGATGTTGAGCTTGGCGATGTTCGTTCCAATCTGACGAAAGAGCAGTTTATTGGCAATGTGGAGCAGGCTAAAGAATACATCCGCGCGGGAGATATTTTTCAAGTGGTGCTGTCCCAGCGCTTTCACATTGATACCGAGGTTTCTCCGCTTCACGTATACAGAGTGCTTAGAACGTTGAATCCATCACCATATATGTATTATCTGAAGATGGATGATGAGATTATCGTAGGAACCTCGCCTGAGGCGCTAGTTAAAATAGATGGAAATCGTGTGGCGACACGACCCATTGCAGGGACTCGTCCAAGAGGTGCAACAGAGAGTGAAGATCGTGCACTTGCAGCAGATCTGTTACAGGATGAGAAGGAGCGTGCAGAGCATTTGATGCTGGTTGACTTGGGTCGAAACGATCTGGGACGGGTATCAAACTTTGGCACCGTGAAGTGTGACATGTTTATGGAGATCGAGCGGTACTCTCACGTTATGCACATGGTGTCGAATGTAACGGGTGAGCTTAGAGAAGATAAGGATTTCTTCGATGCATTCCTATCCTGTCTGCCTGCGGGAACCGTGTCTGGTGCACCAAAACTGCGTGCGATGGAGATTATTGCGGAGCTTGAGCGTGAGGCACGTGGGGCGTACGCGGGAGCGATTGGTTATCTTGGCTTCTCGGGCAATATGGATTCTTGTATTACGATCCGGACCATTATTTTCAAAAAGGGAAAAGCTTATGTGCAGGCTGGAGCAGGAATTGTATGGGATTCAGTGCCTGAGAAGGAATATGAAGAGACGGTGAACAAAGCCAAAGCGCTGCTCAAGGCGATTCGAACAGCGGAAGCGATGTTCCCGGCCAAGAGCAAACATCATGGATTGAAACTTGCTAATGCTGATTATTTTGTAAGTCCGGCAGGCGTCGCAGAAAACTGA